In a single window of the Aminomonas paucivorans DSM 12260 genome:
- a CDS encoding deoxyguanosinetriphosphate triphosphohydrolase yields the protein MTIREEWEATEAQILSPRACPAARTKGRLREEPPCPLRTCFQRDRDRVIHSKAFRRLKHKTQVLLLPEGDHLRTRLTHTLEVSQIARTISRALRLNEDLTEAIALAHDLGHTPFGHMGERVLNRLAREAGLEGFHHAQQSLRVVDHLEKGGKGLNLTWEVRMGILQHSKGQVRVGEGFALESPSSLEAWVVRVSDSIAYLNHDLDDALRARLLREEEIPDVVTRRLGKTHGERICRMVEDVVASSGEEIRFGAEVLESMEALRAFLLERVYAAPPVKAEEPKVAFLVETLFRRCLKTNPQWGPRQVLDHISGMTDRYALQVFERENVPRPWPENPIVNW from the coding sequence ATGACCATCCGAGAAGAATGGGAAGCCACGGAGGCGCAAATCCTCTCACCCCGGGCATGCCCTGCCGCAAGGACGAAGGGCAGGCTTCGGGAGGAGCCGCCCTGTCCGCTTCGCACCTGCTTCCAGCGGGACCGGGATCGGGTGATCCACTCCAAGGCCTTCCGACGCCTCAAGCACAAGACCCAGGTGCTCCTCCTGCCCGAGGGAGACCACCTGCGCACCCGCCTCACCCACACCCTGGAGGTCTCTCAGATCGCCCGCACCATCTCCCGAGCCCTGCGCCTCAACGAAGACCTCACCGAGGCCATTGCCCTAGCCCACGACCTGGGACATACCCCCTTCGGTCACATGGGGGAGCGGGTGCTGAACCGGCTGGCCCGAGAGGCGGGGCTGGAAGGCTTCCACCACGCCCAGCAGAGCCTCCGGGTGGTGGACCATCTGGAAAAGGGGGGGAAGGGGCTCAACCTGACCTGGGAGGTGCGCATGGGCATCCTCCAGCACTCCAAGGGGCAGGTCCGGGTGGGGGAGGGGTTCGCCCTGGAATCCCCCTCCTCCCTGGAGGCTTGGGTGGTTCGGGTGTCCGACTCCATTGCCTACCTGAACCACGACCTGGACGACGCCCTGCGAGCCCGGCTCCTTCGGGAGGAGGAAATCCCCGATGTGGTCACCCGGCGCCTCGGAAAAACCCACGGAGAGCGAATCTGTCGCATGGTGGAGGATGTGGTGGCCTCAAGCGGGGAGGAGATCCGCTTCGGGGCGGAGGTGCTGGAGAGCATGGAAGCCCTTCGGGCGTTTCTGTTGGAGCGGGTCTACGCGGCTCCCCCCGTGAAGGCGGAGGAACCCAAGGTGGCCTTTCTGGTGGAGACCCTCTTCCGCCGCTGCCTGAAGACCAATCCCCAGTGGGGTCCCAGGCAAGTCCTGGACCACATCTCCGGCATGACGGATCGCTATGCCCTTCAGGTCTTCGAACGGGAGAACGTCCCCCGTCCCTGGCCGGAGAATCCGATCGTCAATTGGTAA